A genomic region of Halichondria panicea chromosome 5, odHalPani1.1, whole genome shotgun sequence contains the following coding sequences:
- the LOC135335942 gene encoding disintegrin and metalloproteinase domain-containing protein 10-like yields MLDRAVLHDMKLYSLLCVALLLGIVQGEALNHFIRHYEPLTYDSESLLWNHHRVRRSMLGERSLELQFTAFGRDFNLLLKPETRFFHKNFTLTIDGQKSSSQLAKIHLYSGVDQNDPSVRVHGNLAHEVFDGTIIADEEMYHIEPSRRYLRDASHHSVIYRHSDLDLSTVAGASCGSSQESIRKELLQLQDSVIRSAESARLRKRQAGFDSTLVRCWLYAIADNKFVTALQTAGDNPLGVMSTIILTGSRIFESTDFNSDGLADGIHFGILGMEVENTPPASGTFFANQFIGVQAFLNQHSIADWSQYCLSYRFTSRDFDDGVVGLAYVAAQPGVNAAGGICENIQTFAGGVAQTLNTGIVTILNYNTRIPSPMSALTFAHEAGHNFGSNHDPRADPPNPDGVYIMDAFSSDGSQPNNDKFSPRSRGEMLTVIQDRGQSSSDGCFVPADSLCGNNLLDEAEGEQCDCGPLVDSNGICTNNPCCNGTSCLLNGNADCSPQQGPCCNTSTCMFIEAAANMMCSMETDCAASQTCGGMNASCPAPDPRANETGLSYRLCMNGEAICDNGFCTGTYCVALGLPDCECSAADQACHVCCRLPGANCTSTLDIAAENIQGLASALPGGMGANKQVGFPCVNFTGYCDFFNTCMIVNEDGALNQLTNLIFNSAEFVLIIRWISTMWWAVVIIVIALIIIMFIIVMLFHFCLPRPEKLREKRRRERQNEHVQMENIHRGGY; encoded by the exons ATGTTGGATAGAGCCGTTTTACATGATATGAAGTTATACAGCCTGTTGTGCGTCGCTCTTCTCCTGGGGATCGTCCAAGGAGAGG ccctgAACCATTTTATTCGTCACTACGAGCCTCTCACCTACGACAGCGAGTCGTTGCTATGGAACCATCACAGAGTGAGACGCAGTATGCTGGGGGAGAGGTCTCTAGAACTACAGTTCACTGCCTTTGGAAG GGACTTCAACCTGCTGTTGAAACCTGAGACCCGTTTCTTTCACAAGAACTTCACCCTAACCATTGACGGACAGAAATCAAGCAGTCAATTGGCCAAAATCCATCTGTACAGCGGCGTTGATCAAA ATGACCCTTCTGTTCGTGTCCATGGCAACCTGGCTCATGAGGTGTTTGACGGAACGATTATTGCCGATGAGGAGATGTACCATATTGAACCCTCGCGCAG ATATCTTCGAGATGCAAGTCACCACAGTGTCATATATCGGCACTCCGATCTCGACCTCTCCACTGTTGCCGGGGCATCCTGTGGCTCCTCCCAGGAATCCATACGCAAGGAGCTTCTACAATTGCAAGACTCTGTCATCCgtagtgctgagtcagcaagaCTTCGGAAACGCCAGGCAGGGTTCGATTCCACTCTGGTTAGATGTTGGCTGTATGCGATTGCTGATAATAAATTTGTGACTGCTTTGCAAACAGCTGGAGACAATCCACTGGGCGTGATGTCAACTATTATATTGacg GGTAGCAGAATATTTGAGAGTACCGACTTTAACAGTGACGGGTTGGCTGACGGCATTCATTTTGGTATTCTTGGTATGGAGGTCGAGAATACTCCTCCTGCTAGTGGCACTTTCTTTGCGAACCAGTTTATTGGTGTACAAGCGTTTCTCAACCAGCACTCGATAGCTGATTGGTCACAGTATTGTCTGAGTTATCGGTTCACTAGTCGTGATTTCGATGATGGTGTTGTAGGATTGGCGTACGTGGCAGCACAGCCTGGAGTCAATGCAGcag GTGGTATCTGTGAGAACATTCAGACGTTTGCTGGAGGTGTGGCCCAGACCCTCAATACTGGGATTGTGACCATCTTAAACTACAACACTCGCATCCCTTCCCCCATGTCTGCTCTCACCTTCGCTCACGAGGCAGGACACAATTTTGGCTCAAAC caTGACCCCCGTGCGGACCCCCCTAACCCTGACGGTGTATACATAATGGACGCCTTCTCCTCAGACGGGAGTCAACCCAACAACGATAAGTTCTCTCCACGCAGTCGAGGCGAGATGTTGACAGTCATTCAAGATCGTGGCCAGAGCTCCA gtgaCGGTTGCTTTGTTCCAGCAGACAGTCTGTGTGGTAACAATCTCCTGGATGAGGCGGAGGGGGAACAATGTGATTGTGGTCCCCTAGTGGATAGTAACGGTATCTGTACCAACAACCCGTGTTGTAATGGCACTTCTTGTCTACTGAATGGGAACGCTGATTGTAG cccCCAGCAAGGACCCTGCTGCAATACATCCACGTGTATGTTCATAGAGGCGGCTGCTAACATGATGTGCTCCATGGAAACAGACTGTGCAGCTTCTCAGACATGTGG TGGGATGAACGCATCATGTCCTGCCCCCGACCCCCGTGCCAATGAAACCGGCCTCAGCTACCGACTGTGTATGAATGGAGAGGCCATCTGTGACAATGGA TTCTGTACAGGGACGTACTGTGTTGCCCTGGGGCTCCCTGACTGTGAGTGCAGTGCTGCAGACCAAGCGTGTCATGTCTGTTGCCGTCTCCCCGGTGCTAATTGCACCTCGACACTCGATATAGCGGCAGAAAATATTCAAGGCCTCGCCTCTGCCCTCCCGGGAGGAATGGGCGCTAATAAACAAGTGGGCTTCCCCTGTGTCAATTTCACCGGATACTGCGATTTCTTTAATAC ctgtatgATAGTGAACGAGGATGGTGCCCTCAATCAACTCACAAACCTCATCTTCAACTCTGCCGAGTTTGTACTCATCATTCGCTGGATATCAACGATGTG GTGGGCGGTTGTTATCATCGTCATCGCATTGATCATCATCATGTTTATTATCGTCATGCTctttcatttctgtcttccTCGGCCGGAGAAGCTGAGAGAGAAACGAAGAAGGGAACGTCAAAatgaacatgtacaaatgGAAAAT ATACATCGCGGTGGATACTAA
- the LOC135335943 gene encoding E3 ubiquitin-protein ligase TRIM71-like, whose amino-acid sequence MASNTNSSATCGICSELYQDPRMLNCLHSFCKKCLEKRLDEGPSKSSLACPTCNESSSLSSRGIESLSKDHRKTYEAEVAEFEGLIKGDKSVFCDHCVKGQAAFFCCSCCEFLCEKCANHHRSWRKTKNHELVSCTKEGGKENIFKSVAHKPLTCSVHSKESLDYYCNTCNDLLCIRCVVGKHKEHAYEEMDSVREKEKSELISCLGKTEAAKDKLKNSILQVEKVMQGVQAKHKEVDQKINDIFNHLQRKLKARKDALLAKSADVALGKETALTLQSEELKIMENALSEICSKLESVTEKYTAVEMLSAKQPITIRAQQLLDNFDKCSLDPCKLDIMPVSLSSTQLENEIDAFGAVCGGCMPGQSTIDLVKPTAAVGKERKLLLTTRDENGKPYTRGGELVKVSLALMGSNEAGISGVVVDKKDGTYGISFTPNAAGEHKLSITISNEQIEESPFALCVRQPRDYASLSASSRTFSVSSSSGDVAVDDDNNVYIAEQGYHCISVFNQNGSNVRTIGTAGGSGSADGQFSGPLGIALKGDIMYVADTDNNRIKKLSLDGKFISKFGSSGSGNGQLSNPRGIAIDKNGRVFVSDYSNRRVSVFQSDGEFSHHIQGSAADDSALSNPWGLAFDNDGDLHVADYSSHLIKVFTPKGNFLSQYGSGIITSPAGIAIDDEGLIFIGEFNSTSSRLIILNAQHQQVHTLQNFNYVDGVCTDKYGNVFVCDYKNKNVMKY is encoded by the coding sequence ATGGCCTCCAATACCAACTCCTCTGCAACCTGTGGTATATGCTCAGAGCTGTACCAAGATCCACGCATGCTCAATTGCCTACACTCATTCTGCAAAAAATGCCTGGAAAAGAGACTCGACGAAGGACCTTCCAAATCGAGCCTAGCCTGCCCCACGTGCAATGAATCCTCCTCTCTGTCTAGTCGTGGTATAGAGTCATTATCAAAAGATCATAGGAAGACTTATGAAGCAGAGGTGGCTGAATTTGAAGGCTTGATCAAAGGTGACAAATCTGTTTTTTGCGATCACTGTGTGAAGGGGCAAGCTGCCTTCTTTTGTTGTAGCTGCTGCGAGTTTCTCTGTGAGAAATGTGCCAACCATCATCGCTCATGGAGGAAGACTAAAAACCACGAGTTAGTTAGCTGTACTAAAGAAGGTGGAAAGGAAAATATATTCAAGAGCGTAGCTCACAAGCCTCTCACCTGCTCAGTGCACTCGAAGGAATCTCTCGACTATTACTGCAACACATGCAACGACCTGCTCTGCATTCGCTGTGTGGTTGGAAAGCACAAAGAACATGCTTACGAAGAAATGGATTCTGTTCGAGAGAAGGAGAAATCCGAGCTTATTTCTTGCCTTGGGAAAACCGAGGCTGCAAAGGACAAGTTGAAGAATTCCATTTTACAAGTGGAAAAGGTCATGCAAGGTGTTCAAGCTAAACACAAGGAAGTCGATCAGAAAATCAATGACATTTTCAACCACCTTCAGCGTAAACTAAAAGCTCGAAAAGATGCACTCTTGGCCAAAAGCGCTGATGTGGCACTCGGCAAGGAGACAGCGCTTACTCTCCAGAGCGAAGAACTCAAGATAATGGAAAATGCTCTTTCTGAAATCTGCTCAAAGTTAGAATCAGTTACGGAAAAGTACACAGCCGTAGAAATGCTATCTGCCAAACAACCGATAACAATTCGTGCTCAACAACTTCTCGACAACTTTGATAAATGCTCTCTTGATCCTTGCAAGCTAGATATAATGCCAGTATCTCTCTCTAGCACTCAACTTGAAAACGAAATCGATGCTTTTGGAGCAGTGTGTGGTGGTTGCATGCCAGGACAAAGTACAATCGATCTAGTGAAGCCAACTGCTGCTGTAGGGAAGGAGAGAAAGTTACTTCTCACTACAAGAGATGAAAATGGAAAACCTTATACTCGTGGGGGTGAACTGGTGAAAGTTTCGCTAGCCCTAATGGGTTCGAATGAAGCAGGTATTTCTGGTGTTGTAGTCGACAAGAAGGATGGTACTTATGGTATTAGCTTCACACCAAACGCAGCTGGTGAACACAAGTTATCCATCACCATTAGCAACGAGCAAATTGAGGAGAGTCCGTTTGCACTCTGTGTTCGACAGCCGAGAGATTACGCTTCGTTGTCTGCTAGTTCTCGTACGTTTTCAGTTTCTAGTTCTTCTGGTGATGTTGCCGTTGATGATGACAACAATGTGTACATTGCTGAACAAGGTTATCACTGCATCTCAGTGTTTAATCAAAATGGTTCCAATGTTCGAACCATAGGAACAGCCGGAGGTAGCGGATCTGCGGACGGTCAGTTTAGTGGCCCACTTGGAATTGCTTTAAAAGGAGATATCATGTATGTAGCTGACACAGATAACAATCGAATAAAAAAGCTTTCTTTGGACGGCAAGTTTATTTCCAAGTTCGGTTCAAGTGGTTCTGGGAATGGCCAGTTGAGCAACCCTCGGGGAATTGCTATTGACAAGAATGGAAGAGTGTTTGTATCAGATTACAGTAATCGGCGTGTTTCCGTGTTCCAATCTGATGGTGAATTCTCTCATCACATTCAAGGCAGCGCTGCTGATGATAGTGCTCTCAGTAACCCATGGGGATTAGCATTTGATAATGACGGGGATCTACATGTTGCTGATTATAGCTCCCACTTGATCAAAGTGTTCACTCCAAAAGGCAATTTTCTTTCCCAGTACGGCAGTGGGATTATCACATCTCCAGCAGGGATCGCTATTGACGATGAAGGATTAATATTTATTGGTGAATTCAACAGCACGAGCAGTCGATTGATTATTCTCAATGCCCAGCACCAGCAAGTTCATACTCTACAGAACTTTAATTATGTCGATGGAGTTTGCACTGACAAATATGGTAATGTCTTTGTGTGCGATTACAAGAACAAAAATGTCATGAAGtactga